From the genome of Leptospira koniambonensis:
ATGTTCTTCCTTTAACCACTCATGTTCCATTGAAGAAGGTGCCTTCTTATTTAAAAAAGATCCATTTATCCAGTTTCATTTCTGCGGTTCGTTCTGCTCCTATCTCTAAAGGTAAAATCGCATTCTTAGGTTTAAACCCTCATGCCGGCGAAGGTGGAAAGGTTGGGGATGAAGAAAAGAAGATACTAATGCCGATCATTTCTAAGATGAGAAAGGCAGGATTAGATGTTACGGATCCGATCTCCGCAGATGGCGCGTTTAGCGAAACTTCCAGGTCAAAATATTCTCTGTTTTTGGCATGTTATCATGACCAAGGGCTGATCCCATTCAAGATGTGGGAGGGAAAATTTGGAGTGAATGTAACTTTGGGACTGGATTTTATCCGGGTTTCTCCGGATCATGGGACTGCTTTTGATATTGCAGGCCTCGGAAAAGCAGATCCGGAGAGTTTTCTGCAATGTTTAGAGTGGGTGTCAGGCCAAGTTTCTGCCGAAAATGATCTTAGGAGATCTCGTTGATGTTTCTCGCCCAGTCAGGTTCCTTATTACAGCAGATAGTTTTTCCCATCTTTTTGATTTGGTTCATTGGTTTGACTTTGGTGCTGATCCGAAACGATATCGAGATCATTTGGAAGATCGCGACATTCTTCGTTTTTGTATTCTACTTCTTCCAATTCTTTCCTGAATTAAAGGAAGCTTATGAAAGATTATCTAGATCTTATCCTTCTGAGATCTTAAGCTGGCTCTATGGAATTCCAAGGGCAATTTACTTTTTCCTATTATTCCTCTGGCCAATCGCAGTAATCCGTATGTATTACACTGCTTCTC
Proteins encoded in this window:
- a CDS encoding PdxA family dehydrogenase; the protein is MSWEKLKTFSGQKQILLISSTSSLSYPGWQEIKDPFSIHSPGLYLWRTNSLSSSEQKSLVIGKPGPMSGKAAFASLEEAVRIQKKIGGNLITLPLSKEWVIKSGVKKFTGHTEYLAEVYKKKTYMLMAGKELNVLPLTTHVPLKKVPSYLKKIHLSSFISAVRSAPISKGKIAFLGLNPHAGEGGKVGDEEKKILMPIISKMRKAGLDVTDPISADGAFSETSRSKYSLFLACYHDQGLIPFKMWEGKFGVNVTLGLDFIRVSPDHGTAFDIAGLGKADPESFLQCLEWVSGQVSAENDLRRSR